The following coding sequences lie in one Homalodisca vitripennis isolate AUS2020 chromosome X, UT_GWSS_2.1, whole genome shotgun sequence genomic window:
- the LOC124369514 gene encoding uncharacterized protein LOC124369514, which yields MRERLMSYRDFAKSTGSLDAKKVYSAARKTYQYEIRQAKLKTNAAYIEGAANKCSAAWKVIRQEKLGTNITKVSVTPDKFNDYFLSVAEEALKNVQAAPFNPIDMARRANAPVEDMRWTPITVDQILHTVGRMKESKSKDIYSLSNSLIKSVVGYILLPLMACFNACLNEGVFPGKLKVARVTPIFKKGDRSLPESYRPVSNVPIFGKVFESLIKCQLQRFLEEGGLISDAQYGFRKGLSTGADRFSS from the exons ATGCGGGAGAGACTAATGTCTTACCGGGACTTTGCTAAGTCAACAGGAAGCTTGGATGCTAAGAAAGTCTATAGCGCTGCTAGAAAAACGTATCAGTATGAAATAAGACAAGCTAAACTGAAGACAAATGCTGCTTATATTGAGGGTGCTGCGAACAAGTGCTCTGCTGCCTGGAAGGTAATTAGGCAGGAAAAGTTGGGTACAAATATAACGAAGGTTTCGGTTACACCggataaatttaatgattatttccTCAGTGTTGCGGAAGAGGCTCTCAAGAATGTTCAGGCTGCTCCCTTCAATCCGATAGACATGGCCAGAAGAGCTAATGCTCCAGTGGAAGACATGAGGTGGACACCTATAACGGTGGACCAGATTCTGCACACGGTTGGGCGGATGAAGGAAAGTAAAAGCAAGGACATTTATTCGTTATCAAACAGCCTTATAAAATCAGTGGTTGGGTATATCTTGCTGCCTTTGATGGCCTGCTTCAATGCATGTTTAAATGAAGGTGTCTTTCCCGGAAAGTTAAAGGTTGCTCGGGTCaccccaatttttaagaagggagaTAGGTCACTGCCGGAGAGCTACAGGCCTGTTTCTAATGTTCCCATTTTTGGGAAGGTTTTTGAATCTCTTATTAAGTGTCAACTTCAAAGGTTTCTCGAGGAGGGTGGATTGATCTCGGATGCCCAGTATGGCTTTAGGAAGGGCCTTTCCACG GGTGCAGACAGGTTTTCCTCTTGA